TTGAACAACATCACGATTTGGGAAGATCATCCCTTCTTGGAACTCCATCCCAGGATTCCACACAATGTTTTCATCAACCTCTGGGGCAACGTCAAAGTTGAAAATATCCACCAGTCTAACGTGCTCAGGGATTTGCGACTGATATTGTGTATCTTCTCCCAAATCTTCCCCAACATCCTCTTCGTCGCTGTCATAAAaatcctcttcttcctcttcatcACTACTCCTCTCCGACCCACTAGAATTACTTAAAACCAACTGATCCAGTAAAATCTCATTACGAACCACAGTCTCGTACTCCACGTACAATTCCAGAACATCTAGTTCCGGAAATCTCATAGCCTCGTTCAAAATTCCAAACAAGTGCTCATTATTCTCCACAGAAAACAACGAGTATGAACGTATTACACCCCCTTCGATTCTTGGAAGCCGTAAGTAGATTTTTGTAATTTCTACTTCGAAGTCTGTAAAAACTGCCCTtctacatatattttttaattcttcgAAATTCATTCTCTCACTAAGTGCCATATTAACCCGACGACCACCATGATATTCTACTCCACACGGAGAATTTACCATACGGCCATCACACCATATCAGAAAAGATAGGCTTGCGGTCGTCATTGCTAgagaataaaaaacaaatatgtcACCGTTATATATGCGATTCTTAAATTTGtagtttttttatcaattcgAATTACtgttattttatttctaataatttttattaaatatttttaaaaaaaaaattaaacataccctagtataattaaatgaaataacaatttatattaagaatttaaaagtttaacaaaatataatatttcgaTAAACTATAGTAGTCTTAACATTttcctaaaataaaattattaaaaaaattaaatgaataaacTATTCAATTTTCAACAAAAATACcacaattatttttctaaactaTAATTAAAGTCTAACATACCTCTAAATTATAATGATTTCTAATATTTAccaacaataaaattatttaaagtaataacaaaaaaataaacggACTCACCTACTCCTCGCAAACAATTAGTATCAGACAGAAAATGTAACACCTCGCAAATAGACCAGTTTAGCTTCGAAATATAACACTTCGCAACTTTTTTTCGTTTAACTCCGAAAAATACGTTATCTTTTTTCTCTCAAACTTGCTATTTTTTCCTTTCAAATCCTTTCTCTATAAATCTACTGTGTTTACTATAATTTCTTCTGTATAACTGAGTGTGGGGAAAGGTACTTTTTATAGCGCACGTTCCGCATTTTTACAATGCGGAACACTTTATTACCGTTGGACTAGCCATGATAACTTCTTTAACACTGTTACTCTACTCAACCGTAAAATAATCAGTGACCGTGaaagatataaacaaaaatCATCATAGAGAAGCCAATTTTTCTGTTGGTTTCAACAATTTACAAACATCCCCAAATTTTATCTGGGCATCTCTTCCCCTTCCCCGCCATGTGTGATTGCATCACCCCTGCTCCTCTGTCTCTCTCTACGATCCAACTTCAAAAACCAGACTTAACCACATCAAAACGATGTCGTACCATCACCCTTCTTTCAAGTGCAAGAAATGACAGGTTAAAGTTGATAGTAACCACAAGAGCCAGAAGGAATTCCCGCGAGTTTTACAGTGAATTAGGGTTTAAAGACAAAGAAGATgagaatttgaaatttgaatcaAGAATTCAAAGTGACAAAGAAATTGATTCCACTGATTTGGATATTCTTGGAGTCAATGAAAAAGTAGAAGAGGAAGATTTGGTTTGTGTTGGGGAAAGGAAAGAAATTGAGGAACGTGGAGAGGTAAATGGGAGAATGAGACTGAGAAGAGGTAAACAAATGATAAGGAGATCAAATTTGTTGGCAAAACAAGTTATCAGTATTCAGTCTGCTGTTagtttgggttttgtttcacaGATTTGGGTAGATACTGCTTCTGTAAGTTGATCAaagatttcaattttatattttgttgttcAATTCTTTTGTTGAAAACTGAAGTTGTTAAGCATTGATATGAAAGTTAGAACTTAaactattttgtttttgttttatgttcAGTGGATGGTATTGGTTGTAGATGTGAGGCCAAGTTTGCTTTCCGGAGAATCTGAAAGGTTGCTTCTTGAGGATGTCACACGggtaatagtttattttttatgcagattatgaatatattttgtaTACAAAAGAGCTTAGTTTGGAAACTGTTTAGCTCTCATGATCAATCTATCACCTTATCCTTGTGACATTACTGTGATAAGTGGCACATatacttcattcaatcaacctTTTCCGTTTCACTAACGTGTGCGAAACTTTGTTTTTAACGTAGGAAACCTTAAACTAACACCGTTTATCCGTGTCTGTACTACATAGTAGCTGACAATGTCACCTATTTAGCATATTATGTGAAggttattttcttttattatcaGTGCATTAAGGTCTAGTCATCAGTCTCTCAAGGAGGAAAGAATTATTGTTTGCAGGTTGGTGATGTTTTACTAGTTGAGGATGAGACTGTGCTTGAGAATGAAGTAAAAATGATTGGCCTTGAAACGTTGGTAATTATCCCTGCTAAATTGTATGTTCAATTTTGAGTTTGTTGTGTGTGTCTATAATTATGAGGAACTAACTGAAAAAGAGAAGTCCTTCTTTTGCTAGAACTGGACCTTTTGGTTTCTATATATCAACTTGGTATGTTCCAATTGTGTATATCACTAGTTGGCGATTTACTTATGGGAGCTTAATTTGTGATGCATGTTAGGTAGGATACAGTGTCGTGACACCAGGTCGGCGATACATTGGGAAGGTGAGTTAACGTTGCGTTTATTGATCCCCTGCTTGTGTATGAATTTATTGGAAATAAAATATTCGTTATCCATGTAATTGTATAGGTTCGGGGATACTCTTTCAATGTTAATTCAGGGGCTGTGGAATTGCTCGAGCTTGATTCATTTGGGATTTCCATCATTCCATCTAGCTTGGTTAGTCTTTTGTTTGTTCATAGAGTTGATACTGGAAATTCTGATTGTGATTCTAGATATGCTGTTCACTCTTTGCCATATTATAAAGTATGGCTGTACTTATGCAACTATTATCTTATAGAATTATATGCTATCAGTATATTTTTTCTTCACAAAGAGCTACCTGGTCGATATTCTTTTCTCAAATTCAGGTGAGCACCTATGCTTTACCAATTGAGGATGTCCTTGATGTTTTACCAGACACCGTGATTGTGCATGAAGCTGCAGCATCACGAATACATAGGTTAACAAAGGTAATTTTATGTGGATTTTGTTGGTGTCTTTTGATGCTATGATATATCTCATATGTCACGAAATCCCCTGTTTACGATTATTTAACCATGCCGAACATTTTTCCGGGGTTACTATTAGAAATTATCTACTAGAGAGGCTCTAGTCACTTTAGAGATGTGTACACATGCTCAAACATAAGTTTTCTGCTTTACCCTCATGCTTATTAGTGAATTTTTGTCCTTGCTTCTTAGTAGGTTTCtgatgttttacctttttttacgGCCTACCAATGTCTGATCTTGAATAATTGGTAGTTGTATTATTTCTGCTAAGGGGCGTGCCACTAAGAAATGAACTTGTTTCGTTTATTTTATGCTGGTGATTATACCAGTCTCTAAATATGCTTTAATTCCGGCATTAGGGTTTCTGGGGTGCACAGAATGTGGGGACAGGTGAAATTGAAGAATATTCTGAAAGTGAAGATACTGTTAGATCTGAACGTAATCGGAGTACGAGGAGAAGTTCTCGCTCTCCGAGAGCTCATCCCAAAATGCAAGAATCTGATATTGATTGGGAGCTTCCAATGGATTACTTATGATATTATGGATTCTGGTACTGCTCAATCTCTTAGCAAAGAAAAATTACTTCTCTATATTTACCATTTAGGTAATCATGTTGATAATCTTGGtttctttatgatttttttctgGGGAAACAAacaatgtatatattttttaataactaaTACTGAAAATTGAAGATTACAATTACCAATTTTACATAGAGTTTCAGCCCATAAGGTAAAAACAATTCACTAATAAGGcagaaaatatgaattaattctttgaatttcattttaaatatcattttgtCCCATGAAATTAcacattttaatcaattattataaaaatcagTATGCATGTTTATTGACCTTTTAATTATGTACCTCAATCTCAAACACTTAAAATTCATATGATCAATATACGAATTCTTAAAAGTATCCGGCTTAAAAATTGATAATAGACTTTGTACATGAAATCGAAATAacattaatttatgtgttttatttgACAGATCTAAGATTAAATGGTCGAGTAGGAACTACTCTCTCCGTGCCATCCGTGAGAATTTTTTAAGTAGATTCAGTCCATCACGTCATCCAAAACTGAgccaattattttaaaacatattacCAAAATGACGGTATTAATGCAATTTTATCTGCCAAAAATTTTACACATTTAATGATGTGTTTTAAAGAGATGGTTCGGTCTATGGATGGTATGGTGGACTAAAAAAATTTCGTGAGCACATTATTTAAGATAGTCCATTAAATATAGTCGGTAATTTTACTTCTATATTATCTTGTCACATTAAATGTTTCAtacactatttaaaaaaattcatttaaaactaattataaaagaggataaaaatgaaagaatctaattaaaaatataatataaatgaaaattgtCAATTAAGACCAGACATCCAGTTAAATTACCAATTAGAATAGGACAGCGGAAGCAATAGATTATTGTTCTAAAtgattattttcatatatgtccATAATTATATATTGCATATCTATTACATTTTCaagtgtaaattaaattttttggcaGCGTTAATAATTACTTATAAAATTATCGTCTTTACTCtaaatgtaattttattattacctttaaaaattgtcaaccttttattttttttttataattatgtactccctccgtcccactctaattgacaaataattatatttcaataaTCAAGACAAGCTAATAAatgacataaaaaattatttatatacccttctattgataatggagctaactaattagttaaattttcattaaatactcaccattttccataaaagacatgattttaaatgagggtaaagatggaaaattaaagaataaaactatagttatgttagttttgtcaattagaatgggacaccaaaagctccatattttgtcaattaaaatGGGACGAGGGAGTAACTGTTTAAAAATTCGAGAATCGATAGCTGACATGACGACTGGAGAGCGATGTGGCGTGACAAATCAAATGCCATAAATAACTGATCATGTTATAAGTTGATTATGCAGATCAAAGTCTAATTTAGGAACACATGtctttatgaaaataaaatacaaaataacaGATTATGCTCCAAAATCTCAGTGCAAATTATGATCAATTATTTATGGCATCTGACATATTGCGTCACATCGTCCTTTCGTTGCCATGTCAGTAATTCAAATTAAGAAAGATTCAAATtaagtaaattaattaatttcatttaattgtATAGTAACATTTAgggaaaaagtataaaaattaagAGGGATAATTGGCCTAATTTATAACAATAATCCGAGATCTAGGCTTTTTGGAGCGCCTTTTGTTGTCTTTTTTATACAACAACAaagaaaaacatataaacatataattaGTAGCCGTTAGCGCCGTCTCCATTCAAATTCAAACCCCACCCTTCTTTTTATTCtctcacttttttttaattcatctcacacataaataatacaacaCCAACACAAATTCCAATCCTCAAAACAACAAAAGAAATGCAGAACCTCCAATCTCCAGTCACCGGAGACAACACAACTCACCGGCCAAAATCCGGCCGTAAACCTCTTCAGCCCAAGAACTCACTAACAGAGATTCAAATCCTAAAGCCAAAGCCAACACAAGATCATAACATCTTATCAGCTAATGAATCCAACAAGGAGAATCATCAAATCCTCTACCGTGAACCAACGAAGACGACTACGCCGGTGAAGATTATCGGTGAGCCTTTAGTGTTGGATGCATCGCTGGCTGAAGAACTGAGCGCGATGAGGAAGAAGGTGGACAGATTGAAAGTTGAGAAGGAGAAGACTGAGAAATTGTTGAATGAGAGGAGAAACTTTTTGGAGTTGAAAATGAAGGAGATGGAGGATAGATGTGAGATTCAGAAAAAGTTTGAGATTGAAGTTGATAGGCTCTTCCGATTAAAGGAACTTCACTCCTCTTGTTCCATGGTAAATTAGTTACTTTCGAATTTCGATTATTAATTAATCTCGTGTGATTGCGGAATGatatagatttattttttgTGAATTATTCAGAGAATTTCTCCGATTCGATCACTGCGAGAGAAAGAACAAGAGAAGAAGACCGCTCAAGTTCATTGGCAGGTAATTTTCTTCTGCGTATTTATTCGCATGTCGAATCTGATTTCTTATGCTTGTTTCTACTGGCTGCAATGCTTGAACAAGGGCGGTTTTATTGTTTGCAGGGGATGAAAGACGAGGAGGATACAGAGGATTTGGTGATAGGAGGAGCTGGATTACACAGCCCGTGTTTGAGTTTGAGTTCGAGTTCTGGTTCAAATTCGATTTCTTCACACCTTGTGGCTGTGAAATAATGTTCCatgatttgtttgattttttttttcccgTTCTTTTCCGCCATATCTACAGTATTCCATTGTAGAATTGGGGAAAGCAGTACAATATCATAATTCTAAAATGGCTGCTGCAAATACTATGCAATTTAAATATACATTATTAGGATTGCTTCTGGTACTTTGTGTTGTATACTTTCATTCTGTTAAAACAGAGATTGTACTGATATGCTAGCATAGTTCAGGGAACACTTTCTTGCCACACAGAATATAAAAAGTCTTAAGATTTGAACCCTAAAGAAATCACAATCCTgtctttaataaaattaacaatatcAGTCTCTATTCCGGGAAACAAAAACCGTTAACTTCAAGCAGAAAATCCAGACTTTTCAAGTAAAGAACTGAATTCTCATGTAATAACATAGTATAGTAGTATTTCTCAAGTACAAGTGAAACAGCCTGACTGGCATTcagctatgttgcacggaaacaaaAACATTGAAATGCAAAATGCTGAACAGAAAACATAATACTGTAATGTAAGACTAGATGAACTTTCATGCAACATGACAATGTAATATACCCTTCAATCCTCCATTCCAACTTCACAGTATTCATTTATATACACTAATTAAGAATGCAATGCGAAAGTATTCCacgaaaagaaattaaaaaattaaaattaaaattgaaagtacGAACAATCTAGACTAGAAAAAGGAAGCAAATCATCAACTTCTCGATATATGAGAGTTGCAAGGAAATGAAATTGTAAGCATCATCCCCTGTCTGACTACTCTGCCTATTCTAACTCTTAAATTTAGATCTATGGTCGCTCaggaaaaacaaaaacacaacaGGAAGCTGGAAGGCTTGTAATCAGAGTCTTCACAGAACACACTCCCCGTTTCTTGTACATCCATCATATATAGAAGCTACAAGAAACGGCGCCGAAGAACAGAAATGGtatcaaaaaaagaaataaatcgaGCCGACCAGAATGTACCTACTACATAAGAAGACATCGCCAGAAACCTGGAAACAAATATCCATACaccaaataaaatatgaatggAAGATTTTTCTTCGAGATGTCTGACAATGTCAACTGATGGTGATTCGTTATGAATGAAGTGGCGCTTTGCACATAACCAGCTCTATACCACTTCCTCGGAATCATAATCCGAGACAAGTCCACATTAGCAGAACTTCCAACGGTTGTTGCAGTTTACACATGTTACATAAGTTGTCATTGGTTCATCTGCACTCCTAGTCTGCATCTGATAGTATGTGCACTTGCGCTGACCACAACGACCACACTTAAACTGGTCAGTTGTGGCTTTTGGTGGACCGCCGCGCTCACATTCAAACATTGCTTTCTCATGAATTTTGTTGTTTTCCTCTTGTCTTTGTTTACTTGCCATTTCTTCAGGGGTCATTGCGGTGAGCCTCTCTGGTGTCACCTCTCCAAAAAGAACTTTTCTCCTCAAATCTGGGTTATTCCGGTCCTTGAGGTTGAACATTATGGATCTGTACTTCAACTTCTGGGCTCCATTTGACCGACCAAACTTCTCAAACAATACAGATTCTAATGACACAGCAACTCGAATTGGGTCATGTTCACTTAGTTTATCCTTCATGTCCTCATCAGCCTCCTCGGCAACTTTGGACAAGGCCTCCACAAGAAGTTCACGAATTTTATCGCGTACAGCATCATTGCATTTCACCATGGAAGTCAGCTTTGGTGGAGTAGGAGAGACTTGTGAAGgttttttcaaataagaggtCTGCACTTTCACCTCAGTTTTCTTTTCAATCTTGACAGTCCCTGCCTGGTCAATCTTTTCAACTTTAAGAGTGCTTGCTTTCTGAACCTTCTCAACTTTGACAGTCTCTACCTTTGAAGCCTCGGCTTTCACTGAACTTGTATTATCCACTGTGCCATTTTTCTTCCTAGTGGTCTCATCAATAATTATCTTTTTCCACAGCTCTAACAAGCCAGAGGCCACAGATTGGATCTTCTCCCTGGGATGCTTTGTTAGAGATCGAAGCCGTTTCCCAACCTGAAATATCAAGAGAAGGGCTCAGAGATAATACACCAAGTATATGAAAATGGGCATTGacaaaatatattcaaaatgcAGTGAGGTTGATAACTCTTTAAAAATAGAGCAATTAGAATCACAAGGAGCCAAAAACATAACTTGAGTAGGGAAATGATCAAACACTGAATAAATTTTGAGATATCATAAATTAATCTATGAGGTTAAGTGGCATGTTCTATCTAGCTACTTCAAGTTTGTATCTAACCttgttgtttttccaaaaatatCATCACATACAGAAATTCATTCCAAGGGGAAGCAAGAATTCAAAACAACAGTATCTCATCAGCCTACAAAAAAACTATTTGGAACACACAAATTGTCTCATCATTGTAATTTGAGGTCTTTTGCTCAATTAAATGAAAACTACAACCTTATCAATGAATTTAGCAGAAGATCTGTCTTCACT
This region of Mercurialis annua linkage group LG1-X, ddMerAnnu1.2, whole genome shotgun sequence genomic DNA includes:
- the LOC126664728 gene encoding uncharacterized protein LOC126664728 isoform X1, with protein sequence MCDCITPAPLSLSTIQLQKPDLTTSKRCRTITLLSSARNDRLKLIVTTRARRNSREFYSELGFKDKEDENLKFESRIQSDKEIDSTDLDILGVNEKVEEEDLVCVGERKEIEERGEVNGRMRLRRGKQMIRRSNLLAKQVISIQSAVSLGFVSQIWVDTASWMVLVVDVRPSLLSGESERLLLEDVTRVGDVLLVEDETVLENEVKMIGLETLVGYSVVTPGRRYIGKVRGYSFNVNSGAVELLELDSFGISIIPSSLVSTYALPIEDVLDVLPDTVIVHEAAASRIHRLTKGFWGAQNVGTGEIEEYSESEDTVRSERNRSTRRSSRSPRAHPKMQESDIDWELPMDYL
- the LOC126664728 gene encoding uncharacterized protein LOC126664728 isoform X2; its protein translation is MCDCITPAPLSLSTIQLQKPDLTTSKRCRTITLLSSARNDRLKLIVTTRARRNSREFYSELGFKDKEDENLKFESRIQSDKEIDSTDLDILGVNEKVEEEDLVCVGERKEIEERGEVNGRMRLRRGKQMIRRSNLLAKQVISIQSAVSLGFVSQIWVDTASWMVLVVDVRPSLLSGESERLLLEDVTRVGYSVVTPGRRYIGKVRGYSFNVNSGAVELLELDSFGISIIPSSLVSTYALPIEDVLDVLPDTVIVHEAAASRIHRLTKGFWGAQNVGTGEIEEYSESEDTVRSERNRSTRRSSRSPRAHPKMQESDIDWELPMDYL
- the LOC126664240 gene encoding uncharacterized protein LOC126664240, whose amino-acid sequence is MQNLQSPVTGDNTTHRPKSGRKPLQPKNSLTEIQILKPKPTQDHNILSANESNKENHQILYREPTKTTTPVKIIGEPLVLDASLAEELSAMRKKVDRLKVEKEKTEKLLNERRNFLELKMKEMEDRCEIQKKFEIEVDRLFRLKELHSSCSMRISPIRSLREKEQEKKTAQVHWQGMKDEEDTEDLVIGGAGLHSPCLSLSSSSGSNSISSHLVAVK
- the LOC126664239 gene encoding transcription elongation factor TFIIS yields the protein MERELVELFEAAKKAADAAACDGVASNGPEVVRCVDALKQLKSFPVNYDVLVSSQVGKRLRSLTKHPREKIQSVASGLLELWKKIIIDETTRKKNGTVDNTSSVKAEASKVETVKVEKVQKASTLKVEKIDQAGTVKIEKKTEVKVQTSYLKKPSQVSPTPPKLTSMVKCNDAVRDKIRELLVEALSKVAEEADEDMKDKLSEHDPIRVAVSLESVLFEKFGRSNGAQKLKYRSIMFNLKDRNNPDLRRKVLFGEVTPERLTAMTPEEMASKQRQEENNKIHEKAMFECERGGPPKATTDQFKCGRCGQRKCTYYQMQTRSADEPMTTYVTCVNCNNRWKFC